One part of the Aurantibacillus circumpalustris genome encodes these proteins:
- a CDS encoding 1-aminocyclopropane-1-carboxylate deaminase/D-cysteine desulfhydrase: protein MISYNPIIQELHKESAYQVDVLRLDLIDVEISGNKWFKLKNNLEKAISQNKKSIITFGGAYSNHIAATAAACKKFNLKCIGVIRGEEKEELNDTLKTAQKNGMEFYFVDRETYKQKDTIEFKNNLAKTFGEHYLIPEGGNNEEGVSGCMDILKKEWNYDYVFCACGTATTFAGILTSAKDQNKIIGISVLKGENNLPAEAEVLLDKISLNSSKMKILGEEALKKDFIEDSCILNSYAFKGYAKKNTELLNFKTEFENKFEIPLDHIYTTKLFYAVFDLIKRKKLISDSKILVVHSGGLQGNEAFEKRYHLTPNL from the coding sequence TTGATTTCTTACAATCCAATAATTCAAGAGTTACACAAAGAATCGGCTTATCAAGTGGATGTATTGCGTTTGGATTTAATTGATGTAGAAATCAGCGGTAATAAATGGTTTAAGCTTAAAAACAATCTCGAAAAAGCAATTTCGCAGAACAAAAAAAGCATCATTACATTTGGTGGTGCTTATTCAAATCATATTGCTGCCACGGCTGCTGCTTGCAAAAAATTCAATCTGAAATGTATTGGTGTTATACGTGGCGAAGAAAAAGAAGAACTTAACGACACGCTTAAGACTGCTCAGAAAAACGGCATGGAGTTTTATTTTGTAGACCGTGAGACCTATAAACAAAAAGACACAATTGAATTTAAAAATAATCTTGCAAAAACGTTTGGCGAACATTATTTAATACCGGAAGGCGGCAATAATGAAGAAGGTGTCAGCGGTTGTATGGACATTCTAAAAAAAGAATGGAACTATGACTATGTTTTTTGTGCTTGTGGAACAGCAACCACCTTCGCAGGAATTTTAACTTCAGCTAAAGATCAAAATAAAATAATAGGAATAAGTGTTTTAAAAGGAGAGAATAATTTACCAGCTGAGGCCGAAGTTCTATTGGATAAAATTTCTTTGAATAGCTCTAAAATGAAGATACTTGGAGAAGAAGCGCTTAAAAAAGATTTTATTGAAGATAGTTGTATTTTAAATTCCTACGCATTTAAAGGTTATGCAAAAAAGAACACTGAACTTTTAAATTTTAAAACAGAATTCGAAAACAAATTTGAAATTCCACTCGATCACATTTACACTACCAAATTGTTTTATGCCGTATTCGATTTAATTAAACGTAAAAAATTAATATCAGATTCAAAGATTTTGGTGGTGCATAGCGGAGGCTTGCAGGGTAATGAGGCTTTTGAGAAGCGCTACCATTTAACGCCTAATCTGTAA